From a single Sporichthyaceae bacterium genomic region:
- a CDS encoding AMP-binding protein: protein MTSQPDSAAHLAKNPLIPLPGHWQRIDRADQLARCRAMSIDDYWAWVAKQQRWSTPPTVVREGGLGEAKFFTDGRINIADNCIDRWAENPATAGRVALIWEGEPGDVRSYTYTQLRDEVSALAAAMVDMGVGHADVVAIYMPNLIEAFTAIHACNRIGAIYTVLFSGFGPDAVASRLQASGAATVVVADASFRRGKQVPLLATLREARRSCPTVARTIVVDRTGTLGELQDGEHRYDEVVAAGKGGIDCTPLDPNEASFLIFTSGTTAKPKGVVHSVGGFLLGTWANAHWQVGYEDGDVYWCAADVGWLTFPIQAVVGGLACGMTLLCYEGALDTPTTDRFYEMCRRHCVTKVLGAPTLARMLRKFGGPGADGLELKLFTMQGEPLDPETFTWTAETFDAPVVNAYGQTETGSTWCYPVYGVDDLKAGSLGRVIPGHAFDIVDDDGVSVPTNTKGNLVLTEPFPTMCRTVWQDPARYHEAYFARFPGRYATNDEALLDDDGHLWVLGRSDDVINVAAHRISTMEIEATIGAQPGVAEVAVVGVPDDTKGTVPVAFLVLRPDGDEAAVRADADAAVVREIGGYARLGNVYVCRALPKTRTGKTMRRVLREIGTTGDYTGDTSAMDDPEAVDAVKEATRG, encoded by the coding sequence ATGACGTCCCAACCCGATAGCGCCGCCCACTTGGCCAAGAACCCGCTGATCCCGCTGCCCGGGCATTGGCAACGCATCGACCGCGCCGACCAACTGGCCCGATGTCGGGCCATGTCCATCGACGACTATTGGGCGTGGGTGGCCAAGCAGCAGCGGTGGTCCACGCCACCGACCGTGGTGCGCGAGGGCGGGCTGGGTGAGGCCAAATTCTTCACCGACGGCCGGATCAACATCGCCGACAACTGCATCGACCGCTGGGCGGAGAACCCCGCCACCGCCGGCCGGGTCGCGTTGATCTGGGAGGGCGAGCCGGGCGACGTGCGCAGCTACACCTATACGCAGTTACGCGACGAGGTGTCCGCACTGGCCGCCGCGATGGTGGACATGGGTGTTGGGCACGCTGACGTGGTCGCCATCTACATGCCGAACCTGATCGAGGCGTTCACCGCGATCCACGCCTGCAACCGCATCGGCGCCATCTACACGGTGCTGTTCTCCGGGTTCGGACCCGACGCGGTGGCCTCCCGGTTGCAGGCCTCGGGTGCGGCCACCGTGGTGGTTGCCGACGCGTCGTTCCGCCGCGGCAAGCAGGTGCCGCTGTTGGCCACCCTGCGCGAGGCGCGGCGCTCCTGCCCGACCGTGGCGCGCACCATCGTGGTCGACCGCACCGGCACATTGGGTGAGCTGCAGGACGGTGAGCACCGCTACGACGAGGTGGTCGCGGCCGGCAAGGGCGGCATCGACTGCACACCGCTGGACCCCAACGAGGCCTCGTTCCTGATCTTCACCTCGGGCACCACCGCCAAGCCCAAGGGGGTGGTGCACAGCGTCGGCGGGTTCCTGCTCGGCACCTGGGCCAACGCGCACTGGCAGGTCGGCTACGAGGACGGCGACGTCTACTGGTGCGCCGCCGACGTCGGCTGGCTGACCTTCCCGATCCAGGCCGTGGTCGGCGGGCTGGCCTGCGGCATGACGTTGCTCTGCTACGAGGGCGCACTGGACACCCCGACCACAGATCGGTTCTACGAGATGTGCCGCCGACACTGCGTCACCAAGGTGCTCGGCGCCCCCACGCTGGCCCGCATGCTGCGCAAGTTCGGCGGCCCCGGCGCGGACGGGCTGGAGCTGAAGCTGTTCACCATGCAGGGCGAGCCGCTGGATCCCGAGACGTTCACCTGGACCGCGGAGACCTTCGACGCCCCGGTGGTCAACGCCTACGGGCAGACCGAGACCGGCTCCACATGGTGCTACCCGGTCTATGGGGTGGACGACCTCAAGGCCGGGTCGCTGGGCCGGGTGATTCCGGGGCACGCGTTCGACATCGTCGACGACGACGGCGTTTCGGTGCCGACGAACACCAAGGGCAACCTGGTGCTGACCGAGCCGTTCCCGACCATGTGCCGCACCGTGTGGCAGGACCCGGCGCGCTACCACGAGGCGTACTTCGCGCGGTTCCCCGGCCGCTATGCCACCAACGACGAGGCGCTGCTCGACGACGACGGACACCTGTGGGTGCTCGGCCGCTCCGACGACGTCATCAACGTCGCCGCGCACCGGATCTCCACGATGGAGATCGAGGCGACCATCGGCGCGCAGCCCGGCGTGGCCGAGGTGGCGGTGGTGGGGGTGCCCGATGACACCAAGGGCACCGTGCCGGTGGCGTTCCTGGTGCTGCGCCCCGACGGCGACGAGGCCGCGGTCCGCGCCGACGCCGATGCGGCGGTGGTCCGGGAGATCGGCGGCTACGCCCGGCTCGGCAACGTCTACGTGTGCCGGGCACTGCCCAAGACCCGCACCGGCAAGACCATGCGCCGGGTGCTGCGCGAGATCGGCACCACCGGGGACTACACCGGGGACACCTCGGCGATGGATGACCCGGAGGCCGTCGACGCGGTCAAGGAGGCGACCCGCGGCTAA